The following are encoded in a window of Halosolutus halophilus genomic DNA:
- a CDS encoding dihydrodipicolinate synthase family protein, with the protein MHGTGVPIVTPFDESGSIDESTLTDLVRWLEGAGIDFLVPCGSTGEAPLLTPDERVRLVEIVSEATDLPVVAGTGHEGFDPTLETTVRAAEAGADAALVVTPSYYGSDDEVLAAYYRDLADASPIPIYLYSVPKFTDRALSPDTAAALATHDDIAGIKDSSGSLESLQRLVRLTRGEEFSVLVGSGSVYAAGLAIGADGGVLAVANVAPERASAIYRAHRDDRAAEARSRNMDLVELNRAVTARYGVPGVKAALSLRERPVGTPRRPLRPLDDAAVADLESVLAETIEG; encoded by the coding sequence ATGCACGGAACCGGAGTGCCGATCGTCACGCCGTTCGACGAGTCGGGATCGATCGACGAGTCGACGCTGACCGACCTCGTCCGCTGGCTCGAAGGCGCCGGAATCGACTTCCTCGTCCCCTGTGGCTCGACCGGCGAAGCGCCGCTGTTGACGCCCGACGAACGCGTACGGCTCGTCGAGATCGTCTCCGAGGCGACGGATCTCCCCGTGGTCGCGGGAACGGGTCACGAGGGGTTCGACCCGACGCTCGAGACGACCGTACGCGCCGCGGAGGCGGGAGCCGACGCTGCGCTCGTCGTCACGCCGTCGTACTACGGGTCGGACGACGAGGTACTCGCCGCGTACTACCGCGACCTCGCCGACGCGTCGCCGATCCCGATCTACCTCTACAGCGTCCCCAAGTTCACCGACCGCGCGCTCTCGCCGGATACGGCTGCGGCGCTCGCGACTCACGACGACATCGCGGGAATCAAGGATTCCAGCGGGAGCCTCGAATCGCTCCAGCGACTCGTCCGCCTGACCCGCGGCGAGGAGTTTTCGGTCCTGGTCGGGAGCGGCAGCGTCTACGCGGCCGGCCTCGCGATCGGTGCCGACGGCGGCGTGCTCGCCGTGGCGAACGTCGCACCCGAACGGGCGAGCGCGATCTACCGCGCCCACCGGGACGATCGCGCCGCGGAGGCACGATCGCGCAACATGGACCTGGTCGAACTCAACCGGGCCGTGACGGCCCGCTACGGCGTCCCCGGCGTGAAGGCCGCGCTCTCGCTCCGCGAACGGCCCGTCGGGACGCCCCGGCGACCGCTTCGCCCGCTCGACGACGCGGCCGTCGCCGACCTCGAATCGGTTCTCGCGGAGACGATCGAGGGGTAG
- the rdgB gene encoding RdgB/HAM1 family non-canonical purine NTP pyrophosphatase, translating to MTIRFVTGNEGKVEEAREYLDGIDDVEQVAYDYTEIQSDSLADIAAHGAREAFEALGGEDPVLVDDAGLFVDALGGFPGPYSAYVEETVGVDRLWRLAKGEENRRARFRTVLAYAGSEVPRTSSDAESDAPAVGVETFAGSVAGTLVAPRGEGGFGYDPIFEYNGQTMAEMSTAEKNAISHRGRALAEFVEWYADRHD from the coding sequence ATGACCATCCGCTTCGTCACGGGAAACGAGGGCAAGGTCGAGGAAGCGCGCGAGTATCTCGACGGGATCGACGACGTCGAACAGGTCGCGTACGACTACACCGAGATCCAGAGCGACTCGCTCGCGGACATCGCGGCCCACGGCGCACGCGAGGCGTTCGAGGCGCTCGGGGGCGAGGACCCGGTCCTCGTCGACGACGCGGGTCTGTTCGTCGACGCGCTCGGTGGCTTCCCCGGTCCGTACTCGGCGTACGTCGAAGAGACGGTCGGGGTCGATCGACTCTGGCGACTGGCGAAGGGGGAAGAGAACCGACGGGCGCGATTTCGGACGGTACTGGCCTACGCGGGGAGCGAGGTCCCACGGACCTCGAGCGACGCGGAGAGCGACGCACCAGCCGTCGGCGTCGAGACGTTCGCGGGATCGGTCGCCGGCACGCTCGTCGCGCCGCGCGGCGAAGGCGGGTTCGGTTACGATCCGATCTTCGAGTACAACGGCCAGACGATGGCCGAGATGAGCACCGCGGAGAAGAACGCGATTTCACACCGGGGCCGGGCGCTGGCCGAGTTCGTGGAGTGGTACGCCGATCGCCACGACTGA
- a CDS encoding LolA family protein, whose translation MNRRRLLAVGAAVALAGCSTTVERSVDPEPEDLIRDAIETRTGVDSIAGRRTVTATADDGGMKRTERVYERPPAKKRLEVLDATNTTVSPGAVSVTTRPVTWEYEPGANEVTKRHHPHRVFADRVRLVLENFLEECCLTYDGTETVAGRKTHAIEVAPPADADVKRSIDVLVGDTRYVIPLEEVPQEELDDAEVTRRLYVTDEERYPVKERNAVTAGNTELHSLTAAFEEVTIDGDLDDGVFQYEPPADATVTETGLEPEGIYDSPAAAEAVAPYDLPEPDLPEPYELDRVTVVEMPDVTTTTLWYLDPEWTERELYVSVRDEQSFNEDVLERVDINGHDGYYRDGRIESVFWNCGGLSYEVSSPDVAEPVVEIAATIDCD comes from the coding sequence ATGAACCGCCGTCGGTTGCTCGCAGTCGGCGCGGCCGTTGCGCTTGCCGGCTGTTCGACCACCGTCGAGCGCAGCGTCGATCCCGAACCCGAAGATCTGATTCGCGACGCCATCGAGACGCGTACCGGCGTCGACTCGATCGCTGGTCGCCGGACCGTCACCGCCACCGCCGACGATGGAGGGATGAAGCGGACCGAACGCGTCTACGAGCGGCCACCGGCGAAAAAGCGGCTCGAAGTGCTCGACGCGACGAACACCACGGTTTCGCCGGGAGCTGTCTCGGTGACGACCCGTCCGGTCACGTGGGAGTACGAGCCGGGCGCGAACGAAGTCACCAAACGTCACCACCCACACCGGGTGTTCGCCGATCGGGTACGGCTCGTTCTCGAGAACTTCCTCGAGGAGTGCTGTCTCACGTACGACGGGACCGAAACCGTCGCCGGGCGGAAGACACACGCGATCGAGGTCGCGCCACCGGCCGACGCGGACGTCAAGCGCTCGATCGACGTCCTCGTGGGGGACACGAGGTACGTCATCCCGCTGGAAGAGGTTCCACAGGAGGAACTCGACGACGCCGAGGTGACCCGGCGGCTCTACGTCACCGACGAGGAGCGGTACCCGGTCAAGGAACGGAACGCGGTCACCGCCGGAAACACCGAACTCCACAGCCTGACCGCCGCCTTCGAGGAGGTGACGATCGACGGCGACCTCGACGACGGGGTCTTCCAGTACGAGCCGCCGGCCGACGCGACCGTCACCGAAACCGGGCTCGAACCCGAGGGAATCTACGACTCGCCCGCTGCCGCCGAAGCCGTCGCCCCGTACGATCTCCCGGAGCCCGACCTTCCGGAGCCGTACGAACTCGATCGGGTCACGGTGGTCGAGATGCCGGACGTGACGACGACGACGCTGTGGTATCTCGATCCGGAGTGGACCGAACGGGAACTGTACGTGAGTGTCCGCGACGAGCAATCGTTCAACGAGGACGTCCTCGAACGCGTCGATATCAACGGTCACGACGGCTACTATCGCGACGGTCGCATCGAGAGCGTCTTCTGGAACTGTGGCGGCCTGAGTTACGAGGTCTCGAGTCCGGACGTCGCCGAACCGGTCGTCGAGATTGCGGCGACGATCGACTGTGACTAG
- a CDS encoding DUF7384 family protein: MAEGSNAARVVADADVLAADLLVGGAAREALDHVRRHSWVELVASDSLLDRTERVVARLADPDLAAAHRDRLAADRIAVDHPEEDHPALASAYQGNAAHLLSYDERLRSAKAGLSLQPRVSVSVRPPDAFAQLFDPESLYEAVEGGSYPGPDRDPRA, encoded by the coding sequence ATGGCTGAGGGGTCGAACGCGGCCCGCGTCGTGGCCGACGCGGACGTGCTGGCGGCCGACCTGCTCGTCGGCGGGGCGGCCCGCGAGGCACTCGATCACGTTCGCCGCCACTCCTGGGTCGAACTCGTCGCGAGCGACTCGCTGCTCGATCGGACGGAACGCGTCGTCGCGCGGCTCGCCGACCCGGACCTCGCGGCCGCCCATCGGGACCGTCTCGCAGCCGATCGGATCGCGGTCGATCACCCGGAGGAGGATCACCCGGCGCTGGCCTCGGCCTACCAGGGCAACGCGGCCCATCTGCTCTCCTACGACGAACGCCTCCGGTCGGCGAAAGCCGGCCTCTCCCTCCAACCCCGGGTGTCCGTCAGCGTCCGGCCGCCGGACGCGTTCGCCCAGCTGTTCGATCCCGAAAGTCTCTACGAGGCCGTCGAGGGTGGCTCGTATCCGGGGCCCGATCGGGATCCGCGGGCATGA
- a CDS encoding putative sulfate/molybdate transporter, with amino-acid sequence MAYSPRLEPGSAIEFSTTELTGALGDSVTVLPLLVALAATTTVSLPHVLVGFGVFQIVWGLHYGLPLSVEPMKALVGLAIVGSLSYPELAAAGLLAGGVLLSIGRLGLVDRLQRVVGEPVVRGVQFAVALLLLQAAIGLSLENVPIAAAGLAIVATLALAGYRQSSVLVVLGLGGLAAVATTGVPTPTVPRATLFPAGTPTLNAAALEGTVAQLGMTIGNAAIATALLCGDLYDRDVSADALSQSMGVTCLAAIPIGGIPMCHGSGGLAGKYAFGARTGGANVLLGVGYLALALVAAGALLAAFPLALLGVLLVVVALELGRAAFDPVSDAQSIALVAGVGLVGVVVNVGVAFGLGAVAFWLLDR; translated from the coding sequence ATGGCGTACTCGCCCCGTTTGGAGCCCGGTTCGGCGATCGAATTTTCGACGACCGAACTGACGGGAGCGCTAGGTGATTCGGTTACGGTCCTCCCGTTGCTGGTGGCGCTCGCCGCGACGACGACCGTCTCGCTCCCGCACGTCCTCGTGGGGTTCGGCGTCTTCCAGATCGTCTGGGGCCTTCACTACGGCCTGCCGCTGTCCGTCGAGCCGATGAAGGCGCTGGTCGGGCTGGCGATCGTCGGCTCGCTCTCCTATCCCGAACTGGCCGCCGCGGGACTGCTCGCCGGCGGGGTATTGCTCTCGATCGGCCGTCTCGGCCTCGTCGATCGGCTCCAGCGGGTCGTCGGCGAACCTGTCGTTCGCGGCGTCCAGTTCGCCGTCGCGTTGCTGTTGCTCCAGGCCGCGATCGGACTCTCGCTGGAGAACGTCCCGATCGCCGCGGCTGGGCTCGCGATCGTCGCCACGCTCGCGCTCGCGGGCTATCGCCAGTCGAGCGTCCTGGTCGTCCTCGGGCTCGGGGGCCTCGCCGCGGTCGCCACGACCGGCGTTCCGACGCCGACGGTCCCGCGGGCCACCCTCTTCCCGGCCGGAACGCCGACGCTCAACGCGGCTGCACTCGAGGGCACCGTCGCCCAGCTGGGGATGACGATCGGCAACGCGGCAATCGCGACGGCGCTGCTCTGCGGGGATCTCTACGACCGGGACGTCTCGGCCGACGCCCTCTCTCAGAGCATGGGCGTCACCTGCCTGGCGGCGATCCCGATCGGCGGCATCCCGATGTGCCACGGCAGCGGCGGCCTCGCGGGCAAGTACGCCTTCGGCGCTCGTACTGGCGGTGCGAACGTCCTGCTGGGCGTAGGCTACCTCGCGCTCGCGCTGGTCGCCGCGGGGGCTCTCCTCGCGGCGTTCCCGCTCGCGCTGCTCGGCGTCCTGCTCGTGGTCGTCGCCCTCGAACTCGGCCGGGCCGCGTTCGACCCCGTCAGCGATGCGCAATCGATCGCCCTCGTCGCCGGTGTCGGCCTCGTCGGCGTCGTCGTCAACGTCGGGGTCGCGTTCGGGCTCGGCGCCGTGGCGTTCTGGCTGCTCGATCGATAG
- a CDS encoding helix-turn-helix domain-containing protein, with protein sequence MKAVRLTLRHDAETVHPMRRFVSDHDAFGDYRMVHGNFSGADEHAFIFHVVGDPDVYETALTEFGGVESYDLTRTGDRSFSVYVRDVPDDVGSQLIDTFSQGSLVPLPPLEYRSDWSVRFSVAGESDDLKRSLAQIPDGIEPTVDGVGEYDGGDAVIGALTARQREALRVARDLGYFDVPRSASVEDVAAELDCAPGTAAEHLRKAEATVMGELEL encoded by the coding sequence ATGAAGGCCGTTCGGCTCACCCTCCGGCACGACGCCGAGACGGTCCATCCGATGCGCCGGTTCGTCTCGGATCACGACGCCTTCGGGGACTATCGGATGGTCCACGGGAACTTCTCCGGTGCCGACGAGCACGCGTTCATCTTTCACGTCGTGGGCGACCCCGACGTATACGAGACCGCCCTCACGGAGTTCGGCGGCGTCGAATCGTACGACCTCACCCGGACGGGTGACCGATCGTTCTCGGTCTACGTCCGCGACGTCCCCGACGACGTCGGCAGCCAGTTGATCGACACGTTCTCGCAGGGGAGTCTCGTTCCGCTCCCGCCGCTCGAGTACCGATCGGACTGGTCGGTCCGCTTTTCCGTCGCCGGCGAGTCCGACGACCTCAAGCGATCGCTGGCACAGATCCCCGATGGGATCGAGCCGACCGTCGACGGAGTCGGCGAGTACGACGGCGGCGACGCTGTCATCGGGGCGCTCACTGCCCGCCAGCGCGAAGCGCTCCGGGTCGCTCGCGACCTGGGGTACTTCGACGTGCCGCGATCGGCGAGCGTCGAGGACGTGGCGGCGGAACTGGACTGTGCACCGGGGACGGCCGCCGAACACCTCCGGAAGGCCGAGGCGACGGTGATGGGCGAACTCGAGTTGTGA
- a CDS encoding MBL fold metallo-hydrolase: MTDLDPDVELVPGTDDVYRVDGRMFHQAGQLAVYLLDTPQPALIDTGTANTTPDAVLAALDELDIDRADLAHLIPTHVHLDHAGGTGELAAACPNATVHCHERGIDYLTDPDLLEKLKRGVEKAIGMPEPYGDPDLVPADRARALGDGDSIDLGDRSLSVHDAPGHAPHQAAFFDETTGVLFTADAAGMLFDGDVYPTTQPPSFDLEDAVATVERLQTLEPAVNCYPHFGVASDAMARLETYERTLPGWVEAVEDAAQRLDTDDPIAIANELRSEWGSVGLEGDVAGVLKYLEES, encoded by the coding sequence GTGACCGATCTCGATCCCGACGTCGAACTCGTTCCCGGGACCGACGACGTCTACCGCGTCGACGGTCGGATGTTCCACCAGGCCGGCCAGCTCGCCGTCTACCTTCTGGACACACCGCAGCCGGCGCTGATCGATACCGGGACGGCGAACACCACGCCGGACGCCGTCCTCGCCGCGCTGGACGAACTCGACATCGATCGCGCGGACCTCGCGCACCTGATCCCGACGCACGTCCACCTCGACCACGCGGGCGGCACGGGCGAACTGGCGGCCGCGTGCCCGAACGCCACCGTCCACTGTCACGAGCGCGGGATCGACTACCTCACCGACCCGGACCTGCTCGAGAAGCTGAAACGGGGCGTCGAGAAGGCCATCGGCATGCCGGAACCGTACGGCGACCCCGACCTCGTCCCCGCCGATCGGGCCCGGGCGCTCGGCGACGGCGATTCGATCGACCTCGGCGATCGATCGCTCTCGGTCCACGACGCGCCGGGTCACGCACCACACCAGGCCGCGTTCTTCGACGAGACGACGGGGGTGCTGTTCACCGCCGATGCCGCGGGGATGCTGTTCGACGGCGACGTCTATCCGACGACCCAGCCGCCGAGTTTCGACCTCGAAGACGCCGTCGCAACCGTCGAGCGGTTGCAGACCCTCGAACCGGCCGTGAACTGCTACCCACACTTCGGGGTCGCATCCGACGCGATGGCTCGGCTCGAGACCTACGAGCGCACGCTCCCGGGGTGGGTCGAAGCGGTCGAAGACGCCGCCCAGCGGCTCGACACGGACGATCCGATCGCGATCGCCAACGAACTCCGATCGGAGTGGGGCAGCGTGGGACTCGAGGGCGACGTCGCCGGCGTGCTGAAGTACCTGGAAGAGTCGTAA
- a CDS encoding AIR synthase family protein: MSDLGKIDRTFFDRHVAPNLGADRSDVRLGPSHGVDFGVLDIGGQALVTATDPVSILPSIGFERAARFALDLILADVAVSGVSPSHLSICFTLPEAMTDDEFATVWEAIHAECAALGVAIVTGHTARYSDSSYPWVGAATAMGVGDHDAVVRPDGAREGDRLVLTTGPAVEAVGLLSTLFPEQLDLPDDVIAAAQDRLDEVYAVRDALAAAAAGPVTAVHDVTEGGLAGALNEMADGAGVRFAIDRDPVPMRPGVREVCDALEMDPWAATSCGSLVIAVDPDGVDDVLAALEDRGTVAAEIGRVESIPDGGKDVPDDRGDADAGGEVLVDGDRLEHPGVDPSWAAYAELAGE; the protein is encoded by the coding sequence GTGAGCGACCTCGGCAAGATCGATCGGACCTTCTTCGACCGTCACGTCGCGCCGAACCTCGGCGCGGATCGCAGCGACGTCCGCCTCGGTCCCAGCCACGGCGTCGACTTCGGCGTCCTCGATATCGGCGGGCAGGCGCTGGTGACCGCGACCGACCCGGTGTCGATCCTGCCATCGATCGGGTTCGAGCGGGCGGCCCGGTTCGCGCTGGATCTGATCCTCGCCGACGTGGCCGTCAGCGGCGTCTCCCCCTCGCACCTCTCGATCTGTTTTACCCTCCCCGAGGCGATGACCGACGACGAGTTCGCGACGGTCTGGGAGGCGATCCACGCGGAATGTGCGGCCCTCGGCGTGGCGATCGTCACGGGCCACACGGCCCGCTACTCGGATTCGTCCTACCCGTGGGTCGGCGCGGCGACCGCGATGGGCGTCGGCGACCACGACGCCGTCGTCCGGCCGGACGGGGCCCGCGAGGGCGATCGACTCGTCCTGACGACCGGCCCCGCCGTCGAGGCCGTCGGCCTCCTGAGCACGCTCTTCCCGGAGCAACTCGACCTCCCGGACGACGTGATCGCGGCCGCCCAGGATCGACTCGACGAGGTGTACGCCGTCCGCGACGCCCTCGCCGCCGCGGCCGCGGGTCCCGTGACGGCCGTGCACGACGTCACCGAGGGCGGACTCGCCGGCGCGCTCAACGAGATGGCCGACGGTGCCGGCGTACGGTTCGCGATCGATCGCGATCCGGTCCCGATGCGACCCGGCGTTCGCGAGGTGTGTGACGCCCTCGAGATGGACCCCTGGGCGGCGACCAGCTGCGGCTCGCTCGTGATCGCGGTCGACCCCGACGGCGTGGACGACGTGCTCGCCGCCCTCGAGGATCGGGGAACGGTCGCAGCCGAGATCGGACGCGTCGAGTCGATCCCGGACGGGGGGAAAGACGTACCGGACGACCGCGGAGACGCGGACGCCGGCGGGGAGGTGCTCGTCGACGGCGATCGGCTCGAACACCCGGGCGTCGACCCGTCGTGGGCGGCCTACGCCGAACTCGCGGGCGAGTAA
- the arsM gene encoding arsenite methyltransferase, translated as MTDETPTAPTTDETTPTDTDPTTRRSTVRDEYGSIASTDCDCCGTDDTTIEADETASDRARSIGYDATDLEGTPDDANLGLGCGNPIAISNLEVGETVLDLGSGGGFDCFLAAREVGPEGRAIGVDMTPEMLEKARANARESDLENVEFRLGEIEHLPVADGTIDAIISNCVVNLSPEKPRVLAEAFRVLRPGGRLAISDLVATEPLPDEVRENPEAVTACVGGAATIDEMDRWLDDAGFVDVSITIEGEWTDDLPIVSARIEARKPEAE; from the coding sequence ATGACAGACGAGACACCGACCGCACCGACGACGGACGAGACGACACCGACCGATACCGACCCGACGACCCGCCGATCGACCGTCCGCGATGAGTACGGGTCGATCGCGAGTACCGACTGCGACTGCTGTGGCACGGACGACACCACCATCGAGGCCGACGAGACGGCCAGCGATCGGGCCCGCTCGATCGGCTACGACGCGACCGATCTCGAGGGGACTCCCGACGACGCAAATCTCGGACTGGGCTGTGGGAACCCGATCGCGATCTCGAACCTTGAGGTCGGCGAGACGGTACTCGACCTCGGCTCAGGCGGCGGGTTCGACTGCTTCCTCGCGGCGCGCGAGGTCGGCCCCGAGGGACGCGCGATCGGCGTCGACATGACGCCCGAGATGCTCGAGAAGGCCCGGGCGAACGCCCGCGAGAGCGACCTCGAGAACGTCGAGTTTCGGCTCGGCGAGATCGAGCACCTGCCGGTCGCGGACGGGACGATCGACGCGATCATCTCGAACTGCGTCGTCAACCTCTCGCCCGAGAAGCCGCGGGTGCTCGCGGAGGCGTTCCGGGTGCTTCGACCCGGCGGCAGGCTCGCGATATCGGACCTCGTCGCGACCGAGCCGCTTCCCGACGAAGTCCGGGAGAATCCCGAGGCCGTCACCGCCTGCGTGGGCGGTGCTGCGACGATCGACGAGATGGACCGCTGGCTCGACGACGCGGGCTTCGTCGACGTCTCGATCACGATCGAGGGCGAGTGGACCGACGACCTGCCGATCGTCTCCGCACGGATCGAAGCGCGGAAACCGGAGGCCGAGTGA
- a CDS encoding tRNA-binding protein: MVENPFDVEIRVGEVLEAESFPEANKPKMTKLWIDLGDEFGEIQSAAQLDHHYDPADLVGRQVLCATNLGSVRIAGFKSEALTVGVPDEDEYPVLVEPDEDVPLGGLLF, translated from the coding sequence ATGGTCGAGAATCCGTTCGACGTCGAGATCCGCGTGGGAGAAGTGCTCGAGGCCGAGTCGTTCCCTGAGGCGAACAAGCCGAAGATGACCAAGCTCTGGATCGATCTGGGCGACGAGTTCGGGGAGATCCAGTCCGCCGCCCAACTGGATCACCACTACGACCCCGCGGACCTCGTGGGGCGGCAGGTCCTCTGCGCGACGAACCTCGGCTCGGTCCGGATCGCCGGGTTCAAATCCGAGGCGCTGACCGTCGGCGTCCCCGACGAAGACGAGTATCCGGTCCTCGTCGAACCCGACGAGGACGTGCCGCTCGGCGGGCTCCTGTTTTGA
- a CDS encoding ArsR/SmtB family transcription factor, protein MSSDDDHLADACCTVEQLRDDVADPVADLEGLRSDAERVETQTAVYGALANEHRVRILEALRDGERCVCELQVVLDAPQSTVATHLRTLREAGLVKSRKKGRWTYYRIADTAVFELLDVAAAVDVPDDD, encoded by the coding sequence ATGTCGTCGGACGATGACCACCTCGCGGACGCCTGTTGCACGGTCGAACAACTGCGCGACGACGTGGCGGACCCCGTCGCGGATCTCGAGGGGTTGCGATCGGACGCGGAGCGAGTCGAGACGCAAACGGCGGTCTACGGCGCGCTCGCGAACGAACACCGGGTCCGGATCCTCGAAGCGCTCCGCGACGGCGAGCGGTGCGTCTGCGAGTTGCAGGTCGTCCTCGACGCACCGCAGTCGACGGTTGCGACGCACCTCCGGACGCTCCGTGAGGCCGGCCTGGTCAAGAGCCGAAAGAAGGGCCGATGGACGTACTACCGGATCGCCGACACCGCGGTCTTCGAGTTGCTCGACGTCGCCGCGGCCGTGGACGTTCCGGACGACGACTGA
- a CDS encoding LLM class flavin-dependent oxidoreductase — protein sequence MSGLGADVGVILPQYGADVGTVRDVAIEAETRGYDAVWLEDHFQSWIGDPRRGAHECWTTLAAIAEATDRVRVGTLVTSQSYRHPALLAKMATTVDHVSDGRLDLGLGAGWYADEYERFGYEFRDPPAERIRRLAETIVILRGLWTNETYSHEGEYLDVDLADAFCEPRPVQDPHPPIWVGGGGEEFTLRYTAELADGWNYGTLEPEGFAEKLDVLGDYCDARRFEEIDKSAELFAFVGETTDAAEEKRERFRAEYLPDEPSDPREFFLSGYVESAPTGTPAEIRERLDEYVDVGIETFMLAIPDTTADGDQSLSLLVDGLLD from the coding sequence ATGAGCGGGCTCGGTGCCGACGTCGGCGTCATCCTCCCCCAGTACGGCGCCGACGTTGGAACGGTTCGCGACGTCGCGATCGAAGCCGAGACCCGGGGCTACGACGCGGTGTGGCTCGAGGATCACTTCCAGTCGTGGATCGGCGACCCTCGTCGCGGCGCTCACGAGTGCTGGACGACCCTGGCTGCGATCGCCGAAGCGACCGATCGAGTCCGCGTCGGCACGCTGGTCACGAGCCAATCGTACCGACATCCCGCGCTGCTGGCCAAGATGGCGACGACGGTCGATCACGTCAGCGACGGGCGTCTCGACCTCGGTCTCGGGGCGGGATGGTACGCCGACGAGTACGAGCGCTTCGGCTACGAGTTTCGGGACCCTCCGGCGGAGCGGATACGACGACTCGCCGAAACGATCGTGATACTGCGAGGGCTGTGGACGAACGAGACGTACAGTCACGAGGGCGAGTATCTCGACGTCGACCTCGCGGACGCGTTCTGCGAGCCCCGGCCGGTGCAGGACCCGCACCCGCCGATCTGGGTGGGTGGCGGGGGAGAGGAGTTCACCCTCCGGTACACCGCCGAACTGGCCGACGGCTGGAACTACGGCACCCTCGAGCCCGAGGGGTTCGCGGAGAAACTCGACGTGCTGGGCGACTACTGCGACGCGCGGCGGTTCGAAGAGATCGACAAGTCCGCCGAACTGTTCGCCTTCGTCGGCGAGACGACCGACGCGGCCGAGGAGAAACGGGAGCGGTTCAGAGCAGAGTACCTGCCCGACGAACCGAGCGACCCCCGCGAGTTCTTCCTCTCGGGCTACGTCGAGTCGGCGCCGACGGGGACGCCGGCGGAGATCCGGGAGCGACTCGACGAGTACGTCGACGTCGGGATCGAGACGTTCATGCTCGCGATTCCCGACACGACGGCTGACGGCGACCAGAGCCTATCGCTGCTGGTCGACGGTCTGCTCGACTAA